From Hyphomicrobiales bacterium:
GAGGTGCATGTGCATCGCTGGATCGGCGATGGCATGGCGAACCTTCGCGCGCGGAAACGGTGAGGCGGCGATCATCGCCTGCAGTTCCGGCACATCGCCGTAGCCGAGCCAGGTCAGAGCCTCGCCGCGCGGCCCGGCATCGTGCAGATGCCTGTCGATGTAGCTGCGCGAGGCGAAGACACCCATCGACAGCGGAAACAGCTTGCGCCCCACAGCATCGCCGGTGAGGTCGCGCACGTGGCGGATCGAGACGTCGGTCTCAAGCTTTTCGATCGACTCGATAGAGTAGGACAGTTTCATGTCGAAATGGATGTCGGGATTGAGCGACAGGAACTCGCCCAGAACCGGCGCCAGCAGGAAATGCGCGGTCATCGGGTCGGCCGACAGTCGGATGCGACCCGCCGCCTCACTGTCGAGACTGCGAACGGCGTTGAAGCCCTGGCGTAACGACGCTTCGGCCTCCAGCGCCTGCGGCAGCAGCTTGCGACCCGCCGCCGACAGCTCCAGCCCACCCGCACTGCGCCGGAACAGCTGCACACCCAGCTGCGCCTCAAGCCCTTCGACCTGTCGGCGCACGGTCGCGTGGGTACCGTCAAGCTGCTCGGCAGCACCGCGGAGCGATCCCGCCCGCGCAACGGCCAGAAAAGCCGGAAGAGATTTCCAATCCACCGTCCGGAACGATTATGAACCACACTAGTGCGAAAGCTGCAATATTCGGACGGAAATCGGTCCGGTAGAGAAAGGGCAACCGAACCGAAAGGACAACACCATGACCATAACACTCACTGCCTAGAGCATCGATCAGTACGGCACCCCCGAGGTGCTGAACCCGGTGACCCGGCCGATTCCGGCACCCGGCCCCACCGAGATCCTGATCCAAATCCGCGCCTCGGCCGTGACGCGCGCCGATGGCATGATGCTGGCCGGGCAGCCCCACTTTGCACGTCTTTTCCTTGGCCTGCGCCGCCCGCGTCACAACCTTTCGGGCACCGGGCTCTCGGGCGAGGTGATCGCCGTAGGCGACAATGTCAGCCGGTATGCCGTGGGCGACGCCGTCTTCGGCGAGGCGGGGCTCAAGTTCGGGGCAAATGCCAGCCACATCTGCCTCGATGTGTCCGGCGTGCCGATGAAGACGGCCGCGGCACTGTCGCATGAGGACGCCGCCGTGATGTGCGATGGGCCGCTGACCTCGCTGAATTTCCTGCGCGAGGTGGCTGAACTGCGCGCGGGGCAGAAGGTCCTGATCCTCGGCGCCTCGGGCAGCCTGGGCAGCGCGGCTGCGCAGATCGCCGCCGCGATGGGGGTCGAAGTCACCGGCACCTGCAGCGCCCGCAACGCCGACATGGTGGCCGCACTCGGGGCCGGGCGGGTCATCGACTACGGCCGGGAGGATTTCACTCGACAGGCCGAGCGCTATGACGTGATCTACGATACGCTCGGCGTCTCGTCCTTTGCCGAGGCCAAGCGAAGCATCACCCGCTCCGGCCGCTACGTCTGTCCGGTGCTGGGCCTCGGCCTGCTGGGCGCGATGTTGCGCACCGCGTTTGCGGGAACGCGCAAGGCGCGTTTCTCGGCTACCGGCATGCTCAAGCCGGACGTGCTGCGCCCGACGCTGGGCACCCTCGTCGAGATGGTCGAGGACAGGAAGCTGATTCCTGTTATCGACCGGGTTTACCCTCTGGCCGATCTGATCGAAGCGCACCACCACATGGAGACGGGTCACAAGCGCGGCAATGTCGTCGTAGTGTTGGCGCGCGCCAGCCAATCAGCTGAAACACGAATTCAATAGAAGAGACAAACATGAGAATGAATTACTTCGTCATCGGAACGAACGACATGCGCGCTTCGAAGGCCTTCTACGACGGACTTTTCGCGGGCGTCGGTCTTCAGACCATGTCGCCTTCGGACCGCATAACTTACTGGCTTGGCGAGGATTTTTCCTTCGCAATAGCGACACCCTTCAATCTGGCGCCGGCAACCAACGGGAATGGCACGATGGTTGGCATTTATGTCGGGGCAAAGGAAGACGTTGAAAGGATGCACGACCTGGCCCTTGCATCGGGCGGCACGTGCGAAGGCGCGCCCAGTCAGCGTGGGCCGAAATTCTCCGGCTATCTGAGAGACCTTGATGGCAACAAGCTGTGTCTGTCTGACTAGAGAATACAATGCCCGATACATTTGCCGGTATGCCATCCTCGGCTCGCTTGCGTCAGGATGGGCTTAGCTCCGAAAAGCCCCAACTGGATGGCTCCACGTTGCGACCGCGACCACCACCGAAAGGAAAACCATGTCCCGATTGAATGACAAGACTTGCATCGTCACGGGCGCGGGGCGCGGGATCGGCGCTGCGATCGCGCGGGCCTTCGCCCAAGAAGGAGCGACCGTCGTCGTGACCGACAAGGACGCGGGTCGCGCCGCCGATGTCGTCCGTGAAATCGGCGGGCACCACATGCGCCTCGATGTGGCCTCCGAGGCCGATTGGTCAGCACTTGCCGAAGCGTGGCCGGCCTGCGACGTTGTGGTGAACAATGCCGGGATCACGGGCTTCGAGGAGGCCATGCGCCCGCACGACCCCGAGCACGCCTCACTGACGGATTGGCGGGCCGTACATGCGGTCAATCTTGACGGCACCTTCCTCGGCTGCCGGTACGCGATCGGCGCGATGCGCGCCAAGGGCAGCGGGTCGATCATCAATATTTCGTCTCGTTCCGGCCTCGTGGGAATTCCGGCGGCGGCTGCCTATGCGTCGTCCAAGGCCGCCGTGCGCAATCACACCAAGTCCGTCGCGCTCTATTGCGCCGAACAGGGGCTGAACATCCGCTGCAATTCGATCCACCCGGCGGCGATCCTCACCCCGATGTGGGAGCCGATTCTGGGCGACGGGCCGGACCGCGAGGCCCGCATGGCCGCCTTTGTCGCCGACACGCCGTTGCGCCGTTTCGGGACGGTCGAGGAAGTCGCGTCCATCGCAATTCTGCTCGCTTCGGACGAGGCCGCCTACATGACTGGGACGGAGCTGACCGTCGACGGCGGGTTACTGGCCGGCTCGGCAGCCGCACCCAAAGCGGACTAAACGCAGACACGTCCGCCTGACGCAATGCCCGAAGGACCGAAACCATGACCGAGCTTACCCTGACCCCGGGCCTTGTGCGCCAGATCCGAATTGCCGGCCTGTTCTATCTGATTATCATCGTTGCTGGATTGGGTGCGGAGCTTGGCCTGCGCGGCCCCCTAATCGACCTCGCGGATGCAGAAGGAACGGCGACGGCAATCCTTGCCGCACCAGGTCAGTTTCGGCTCGCCATCGCCGCCGACTTGATCATGGCGCTCTGCGATGCGGGGCTGGCAATTCTGCTCTACCTGATCTTTCGATCGGTCGCACCGGGGCTTGCGCTCTCCGCAATGGTCTTCCGCCTGATCCAGACTGTTCTGATCGCCGCGAACCTCATGGCCATGCAGGCCGCGTGGCTCCTGATCTCGGGGGGCACCGAGGTTGCCGATGCAAAGACACTGGCGTTGGTTTTCCTCGATCTGCACAGTCATGGTTATGACCTCGGCCTCGTTTTCTTCGGCGTGAACAGCCTGATCATGGGGATGCTCGTCTGGCATTCGGGCGTCTTCGCGCGCGCCTTCGGCATCGGTCTGATCGCGGCCGGTCTGGTCTATCTCACAGGCAGCGCGCTGCGGTTCTTTGCGCCGGACCTCTCATCCGCCTTTATGCTGGCCTACGGCGTTACCATCCTGGCCGAAACGGCCTTCTGCCTGCGGCTGCTGCTTCAGCGGGCGCCGACCTGAAACGCAGCTGCTTGCGCCTGGGTCATCCACAGCAACCCGAAGAGCAGAAGGGCTGCGGACGCCCCGCAGGCCAGCGTTCGAACGGTGTTCCAGAAGGTCCAGCGCGGCAGATAGGTGCCTGTCCAATAGGCGCGGGTCGCGTCCTCGGACAGGTTCATACCGGCCAAAGCCTCGTTCATCGGCACATTGAAGAAGATGGTCACGCCGAAGCAGCCGATCAGGTAGAGGAGGCCCGCAAGCAGGATCAGTCCGCCGGAGGGGTGAGCGAGGTTGGTCGCGCCATACCCGACGATGACCAGCGACACGGCCGCCATCCCCAGGAAAAGGGACATGAAAACCCAGCGGAAGACTTCGCGATTGATGACCTGCATGGCTTCGACTCCGCCCGCCCCACCGGTGAGCGCGAGCGACCGCATGATGAAGTCGGAGAAGGCCAGGAAGACGCCCGCGACCAAGGCATAGGCGAGGATGGCGAACTGCATCAGGATGAAGAAGAACGGGGACATGGGAGGGGTCTCCTTGATGTGCGGACCGCGGCGGAGCACGCCCGCCGCGTCGGAAGGGGTCAGCGGAGGGCGACGCGCATTCCGGCACGTCCTCTCCCGGGCCGGAAGGCGAAGAGGCAGAGCGCCGCGACCGCGAGTTCGAAGACGAGCGCCGCCATTATCCCGGCCGAGGGGAGGCCATCGACGGCGAGGCCGACGATGCGTCCGGCAGGAAACCCGAGAAATACGACGAGGGCCGCGACGAGTGCCACCGCGCTCAGGGACTGCCGGACGATCCCCGCCAGCATGACGGCGCCGAGGGCGGCAAGACCGGCGCCGGGCGCGCGCAACTCGCTTAGAAGGCTCGGGTCGGACCCGAGGGGGATACCGTAGCTCGCGTAGAACGCATGCGGTGCCAAGGTGATCGCTACGCCGATGCCGAGGGCCGAGACGCCGGCGATGCCGAGCGCGACCTTCTGGAGACGTCTGAGGGTCATCGGATTTCCTTTCGCTACGAGGGCGGGTCAGGCCGCGCTGGCCCACGCGCCCGCAATGGCCGCGCCCCTGGCGAAGTCGGCGAAGTCCCGTGGCGGCCGTCCGAGGGCGCCTATCACGCCGTCGGTCGTGTGCGCATTGCGCCCGTCAAGAGTCTCGCGTGCGATGGCGGTAAAGACGTCGGCCACGAAATCTCCGCCCGATTGCGCGATGTTGGCGTGGAAGTCCTCGAAGCTGATGGGGATGTGCCGGATCGGCCGGCCGGTCGCCTCGGACAATTCTCGCGCCATGTCGGCGAAGGTCATCAGGCGCGGGCCGGTCACCTCGTAGAGTTGGCCTCGGTGGCCCTCCTCGGTCAACGCCGCGACCGCAACATCGGCGATGTCGTCGATGTCGAGGATGGGTTCCGCGATGTCGCCGCCCGGCATGGGCAGCACGCCGGCGAGGACCGGGTCGCGCAGATAGCCTTCGCTGAAGTTCTG
This genomic window contains:
- a CDS encoding LysR family transcriptional regulator produces the protein MDWKSLPAFLAVARAGSLRGAAEQLDGTHATVRRQVEGLEAQLGVQLFRRSAGGLELSAAGRKLLPQALEAEASLRQGFNAVRSLDSEAAGRIRLSADPMTAHFLLAPVLGEFLSLNPDIHFDMKLSYSIESIEKLETDVSIRHVRDLTGDAVGRKLFPLSMGVFASRSYIDRHLHDAGPRGEALTWLGYGDVPELQAMIAASPFPRAKVRHAIADPAMHMHLARAGAGMTFLAAWVQSVFPELQQLPGTELEQFRSTWVPMHGDLRRVQRVRLFVDFLYECLLERRADFIG
- a CDS encoding VOC family protein, which translates into the protein MRMNYFVIGTNDMRASKAFYDGLFAGVGLQTMSPSDRITYWLGEDFSFAIATPFNLAPATNGNGTMVGIYVGAKEDVERMHDLALASGGTCEGAPSQRGPKFSGYLRDLDGNKLCLSD
- a CDS encoding SDR family oxidoreductase → MSRLNDKTCIVTGAGRGIGAAIARAFAQEGATVVVTDKDAGRAADVVREIGGHHMRLDVASEADWSALAEAWPACDVVVNNAGITGFEEAMRPHDPEHASLTDWRAVHAVNLDGTFLGCRYAIGAMRAKGSGSIINISSRSGLVGIPAAAAYASSKAAVRNHTKSVALYCAEQGLNIRCNSIHPAAILTPMWEPILGDGPDREARMAAFVADTPLRRFGTVEEVASIAILLASDEAAYMTGTELTVDGGLLAGSAAAPKAD
- a CDS encoding DUF4386 family protein; translated protein: MTELTLTPGLVRQIRIAGLFYLIIIVAGLGAELGLRGPLIDLADAEGTATAILAAPGQFRLAIAADLIMALCDAGLAILLYLIFRSVAPGLALSAMVFRLIQTVLIAANLMAMQAAWLLISGGTEVADAKTLALVFLDLHSHGYDLGLVFFGVNSLIMGMLVWHSGVFARAFGIGLIAAGLVYLTGSALRFFAPDLSSAFMLAYGVTILAETAFCLRLLLQRAPT
- a CDS encoding DUF1772 domain-containing protein — protein: MSPFFFILMQFAILAYALVAGVFLAFSDFIMRSLALTGGAGGVEAMQVINREVFRWVFMSLFLGMAAVSLVIVGYGATNLAHPSGGLILLAGLLYLIGCFGVTIFFNVPMNEALAGMNLSEDATRAYWTGTYLPRWTFWNTVRTLACGASAALLLFGLLWMTQAQAAAFQVGAR
- a CDS encoding DUF4345 domain-containing protein encodes the protein MTLRRLQKVALGIAGVSALGIGVAITLAPHAFYASYGIPLGSDPSLLSELRAPGAGLAALGAVMLAGIVRQSLSAVALVAALVVFLGFPAGRIVGLAVDGLPSAGIMAALVFELAVAALCLFAFRPGRGRAGMRVALR
- a CDS encoding NAD(P)H-binding protein — translated: MQPKPILVIGATGKTGSRVAAKLEAKGHPVRRGSRNSATPFDWEAPETWAPALSDARAAYVTYFPDLAFPGAVEKLESLVETANDVGVEHLVLLSGRGEHHARLGEQVVRNSGVDFTIVRAAWFAQNFSEGYLRDPVLAGVLPMPGGDIAEPILDIDDIADVAVAALTEEGHRGQLYEVTGPRLMTFADMARELSEATGRPIRHIPISFEDFHANIAQSGGDFVADVFTAIARETLDGRNAHTTDGVIGALGRPPRDFADFARGAAIAGAWASAA